A single genomic interval of Camelina sativa cultivar DH55 chromosome 11, Cs, whole genome shotgun sequence harbors:
- the LOC104728825 gene encoding uncharacterized protein LOC104728825, with the protein MTLSESSTPTTTEKPFGISQIRAHVPVILDLHKHNYDTWREIFETHCTSFGVIGLLDGSEKSTPKTEKQWKERDGLVKMWIYGIVSEELLDTILKEKSQARDLWLQLESLFHDNKEAQILQFENEIRTLEIGDKTVQQYCHKLKTLSELLSNLDSPISDRIMVMHMLNGLSDKFDSIINVIKHQTPFPSFTKLAQC; encoded by the coding sequence ATGACACTCTCAGAATCATCGACCCCTACAACCACGGAAAAACCGTTTGGTATTAGCCAGATCCGTGCCCATGTTCCCGTGATCCTCGATCTCCACAAACACAATTATGATACTTGGCGTGAGATCTTCGAAACCCACTGTACCAGTTTCGGTGTGATAGGTCTCCTTGACGGTTCGGAAAAATCCACACCCAAAACCGAGAAACAATGGAAGGAACGTGATGGCTTGGTCAAGATGTGGATCTATGGCATTGTGTCTGAAGAATTACTTGACACGATCTTGAAGGAAAAATCGCAAGCCCGTGACCTCTGGCTTCAACTCGAATCGCTCTTCCATGACAACAAAGAAGCTCAAATCCTCCAGTTTGAAAACGAGATTCGTACGCTTGAGATTGGTGACAAAACTGTCCAACAATACTGTCACAAACTCAAGACGTTATCTGAACTTCTCTCCAATCTCGACTCTCCAATCTCTGATCGTATAATGGTGATGCACATGTTGAATGGCTTATCCGACAAGTTTGATAGCATCATCAACGTGATCAAGCATCAAACACCGTTTCCTTCCTTTACCAAGCTCGCTCAATGTTAA